One Micavibrio aeruginosavorus ARL-13 genomic window carries:
- a CDS encoding winged helix-turn-helix domain-containing protein — protein sequence MTQNISSPMPPSSTPLSVRVPPSLPARVGDVLVRAAARYGVSVTVTTMPADIDLSDMLDGSRRVRLGLVLDMIRRHSVTGPAPAILGMFEFLSADLALRGADGIVTRLTEKERDLLSVLLAARGAAVARDVLLDRVWGFAPGVETHTLETHIYRLRQKLETDPAAPVILTTDGDGYRLIVG from the coding sequence ATGACCCAGAATATTTCATCACCCATGCCGCCATCTTCGACTCCGCTCTCCGTCCGTGTGCCACCATCCCTGCCGGCGCGTGTGGGGGATGTTCTGGTGCGTGCGGCGGCCCGTTATGGTGTGAGCGTAACGGTGACGACCATGCCCGCTGATATCGACCTGAGCGATATGCTGGACGGGTCGCGGCGTGTGCGGTTGGGGTTGGTGCTGGATATGATCCGGCGGCACAGCGTTACGGGGCCCGCCCCGGCCATTCTGGGCATGTTTGAATTTTTGTCCGCCGATCTGGCGCTGCGGGGTGCGGATGGGATTGTGACGCGCCTGACCGAGAAGGAGCGTGATCTTCTGTCGGTCTTACTGGCCGCGCGCGGTGCGGCGGTGGCGCGGGATGTCTTGCTGGACCGGGTCTGGGGCTTTGCGCCGGGTGTGGAAACCCACACGCTGGAAACGCATATTTATCGCCTGCGGCAAAAACTGGAAACCGACCCGGCTGCCCCGGTGATCCTGACGACCGATGGGGATGGGTATCGGTTGATTGTGGGGTAA
- a CDS encoding Smr/MutS family protein encodes MSDEDQGLWAYVLRDVLPLPGKRAKPAAPAADHTPAHGVSSPQTTVGPSPAPALSPPAVRTDLSPGSGLDRRNANRLRKGQMVIEGRLDLHGLRQAEAQARLTQFLLSAHAAGKRCVLVITGKGNSKMQADTDDGRPGWMRNEPGVLRQNLPAWLRQDPLRAIVLEMSAATPRDGGSGAFYILLRRDRG; translated from the coding sequence TTGAGTGATGAGGATCAAGGGCTGTGGGCCTATGTCCTGCGCGATGTTTTACCTCTGCCCGGAAAGCGCGCAAAACCGGCCGCACCGGCGGCTGATCATACGCCTGCACACGGGGTGTCTTCTCCCCAGACCACCGTCGGTCCGAGTCCGGCCCCTGCGTTATCTCCGCCCGCGGTCAGGACGGATTTGTCCCCCGGGTCGGGGTTGGATCGCCGGAATGCCAATCGTTTGCGCAAAGGGCAGATGGTGATTGAAGGGCGGCTGGATTTGCATGGCTTGCGGCAGGCCGAGGCGCAGGCGCGCCTGACGCAGTTTTTACTGTCGGCGCATGCGGCGGGGAAACGCTGCGTGCTGGTGATTACCGGCAAGGGCAATTCGAAAATGCAGGCGGATACGGACGATGGCCGGCCCGGCTGGATGCGCAATGAACCGGGTGTCCTGCGCCAGAATTTGCCCGCATGGCTGCGGCAGGACCCGTTGCGCGCCATTGTGCTGGAGATGAGTGCGGCGACGCCGCGCGATGGCGGCTCGGGGGCGTTTTATATCCTGTTGCGCCGGGACAGGGGGTAG
- the holA gene encoding DNA polymerase III subunit delta, which translates to MKLTFRQIEPFVKSPDPAARVVLVFGPDEGLMKERAALIGKTVVADLNDPFNVAVLNADSLGSDPARLNDEARAISMMGGNRLIRIESGADSLTPLIKEYLADPSPTALVVIEGGDLSTRSSLRKLVESAKNAAALPCYVAEARDVSGLIREMLQDAGLRIDNDASAWLAQQLTGDRLLARAEIEKLITYMISAPDKSVHLDDVIACCGQGGAKSLDDLIFATLGGDTEAALRTFRQLLDEGTAIIAMLRSLQNHVRRLHLARVAMDQGANAKEAMDSLNPKIFFKWEDSFRGQLMRFSTARLDTIMQRLMRLEADCKQTGTPDELVTAQALLSISAAARR; encoded by the coding sequence ATGAAACTCACCTTTCGCCAGATTGAACCCTTTGTGAAATCCCCGGACCCTGCGGCCCGGGTGGTGTTGGTGTTTGGCCCGGACGAAGGGTTGATGAAGGAGCGTGCCGCCCTGATCGGTAAAACGGTCGTGGCGGATTTGAATGATCCGTTCAATGTTGCGGTGTTGAATGCGGATTCTCTGGGGTCTGACCCCGCGCGCCTGAATGACGAGGCGCGCGCCATTTCCATGATGGGCGGCAACCGCCTGATCCGGATTGAAAGCGGGGCGGACAGCCTGACCCCGTTGATTAAAGAATACCTGGCCGATCCATCACCCACGGCTTTGGTGGTGATTGAGGGGGGTGATCTTTCGACCCGCTCATCCCTGCGCAAGCTGGTGGAATCTGCAAAAAATGCGGCGGCGTTGCCGTGCTATGTGGCCGAGGCGCGCGATGTGTCCGGCTTGATCCGCGAAATGCTGCAGGATGCGGGCTTGCGCATTGATAACGATGCCAGTGCATGGCTGGCGCAGCAATTGACGGGTGACCGCTTGCTGGCGCGGGCCGAAATTGAAAAATTGATCACCTACATGATCTCCGCCCCCGATAAATCCGTGCATCTGGACGATGTAATCGCCTGTTGCGGACAGGGCGGGGCAAAATCGCTGGATGATTTGATTTTTGCGACCTTGGGCGGGGATACCGAAGCCGCCTTGCGCACCTTTCGTCAATTGCTGGATGAGGGCACGGCGATCATTGCCATGCTGCGGTCCCTGCAAAACCATGTCCGCCGCCTGCATCTGGCCCGTGTGGCCATGGATCAGGGTGCCAATGCGAAGGAGGCGATGGACAGCCTCAATCCCAAAATCTTCTTCAAGTGGGAAGATTCCTTCCGCGGCCAGTTGATGCGGTTTAGCACGGCGCGGCTAGATACGATTATGCAGCGTTTGATGCGGCTGGAAGCGGACTGCAAGCAAACCGGAACCCCGGATGAATTGGTCACCGCGCAAGCCCTTCTGTCCATCAGCGCGGCGGCCAGACGGTAA
- the leuS gene encoding leucine--tRNA ligase yields the protein MSKYNIRDTEAKWRKTWEDRASFASAEDKGQKKYYVLEMFPYPSGRIHMGHVRNYTLGDVVARYRKAQGFNVIHPMGWDAFGLPAENAAMERGEHPGTWTYANIAVMRDQLKSMGLSIDWSREVATCHPGYYKHEQKMFLEFYRKGLAYRKESWVNWDPVDNTVLANEQVVDGKGWRTGAPVERRKLSQWFLKITDYAEDLLQGIQTLDRWPEKVRIMQENWIGKSQGLQFKFDLVGSDQQIEVYTTRPDTLFGASFVGLSPNHPMAAQLAGSHPDYESFMAKVQQGGTSEAAIEQGDKFGLDTGAKVKHPLIPGVELPVYLANFILMDYGTGAIFGCPAHDQRDFDFATKYGLSITRVISGEGDLPYTGDGVLVNSDFLNGMSVDAAKSEVIKRMEADKRGFGTTQYRLRDWGISRQRYWGCPIPMIHCGDCGIVPVPDAQLPVTLPDDVTFDKPGNPLAHHPTWKNCACPSCGKPAQRETDTFDTFFESSWYFARYCDPRNENEAFSREKAGYWLPVDQYIGGVEHAVLHLLYSRFFTRALKDCGYLDVAEPFAGLFTQGMVTHATYKDADGKWMLPDDAVEDGKGGFKHAKTGAPVTQGRIEKMSKSKKNVVDPEVILGTYGADAARLFILSDSPPERDLEWTDAGVEGSWRFVNRVHRMVDELLATLPAAKTAAPSAFSDAATELRRASHGVMAGVATDIEAFHLNKAVARIRELSNTIGSFKANDAADHWALREAVETLIQCMNPMMPHLAEELWAALGHTTLLVDTPWPKADPVLLQSDTVTIAVQVNGKMRATITLPKDADKAHAEQTALNDANVQKALEGKDVRKIIIVPNRIVNVVVG from the coding sequence ATGAGCAAATACAATATCCGCGACACCGAAGCCAAATGGCGCAAAACCTGGGAAGACCGTGCGTCCTTCGCCAGCGCGGAGGATAAGGGCCAAAAGAAATACTACGTCCTGGAAATGTTCCCGTATCCGTCGGGGCGGATTCACATGGGGCACGTGCGGAATTACACGTTGGGCGACGTTGTGGCGCGCTATCGCAAGGCACAGGGTTTTAACGTCATTCACCCGATGGGGTGGGATGCGTTCGGTCTGCCGGCGGAAAACGCGGCAATGGAACGTGGCGAACATCCGGGTACATGGACCTACGCGAATATTGCGGTGATGCGCGACCAGCTGAAATCCATGGGCCTGTCGATTGATTGGAGCCGGGAGGTCGCGACCTGCCACCCGGGGTATTACAAACACGAACAGAAGATGTTCCTGGAGTTCTATCGCAAGGGCTTGGCCTATCGCAAAGAAAGCTGGGTCAACTGGGACCCGGTCGACAACACCGTTCTGGCCAACGAACAGGTGGTGGATGGCAAGGGCTGGCGCACCGGGGCCCCGGTGGAACGCCGTAAATTGTCGCAATGGTTCCTGAAAATCACTGATTACGCGGAAGATTTGCTGCAGGGGATCCAGACACTGGATCGCTGGCCGGAGAAGGTTCGGATTATGCAGGAAAACTGGATCGGCAAGTCCCAAGGCCTGCAATTCAAATTCGATCTGGTCGGGTCCGATCAACAGATCGAGGTATACACAACCCGTCCGGACACGCTGTTCGGTGCGTCGTTCGTGGGTTTGTCCCCGAACCACCCGATGGCGGCGCAACTGGCCGGATCGCACCCGGACTATGAATCCTTCATGGCCAAGGTGCAGCAAGGCGGCACGTCCGAAGCGGCGATTGAACAGGGTGATAAATTCGGTCTGGACACTGGCGCGAAGGTCAAACACCCGTTGATTCCGGGCGTGGAATTGCCGGTCTATCTGGCTAACTTCATCCTGATGGATTACGGCACGGGGGCCATTTTCGGCTGCCCGGCGCATGACCAACGTGACTTTGACTTCGCAACAAAATACGGCTTGTCGATTACGCGTGTCATCAGCGGAGAGGGCGATTTGCCCTATACGGGCGATGGCGTTTTGGTCAATTCCGACTTCCTGAATGGCATGAGCGTGGATGCAGCAAAATCCGAAGTGATCAAGCGCATGGAGGCCGATAAACGCGGCTTTGGCACCACGCAATATCGTTTGCGCGACTGGGGTATTTCACGCCAGCGTTATTGGGGCTGCCCGATCCCGATGATCCATTGCGGGGATTGCGGCATCGTTCCGGTACCGGATGCCCAGCTGCCTGTCACCCTGCCGGATGATGTGACGTTTGATAAGCCGGGCAACCCGCTGGCGCACCATCCGACATGGAAAAATTGTGCATGCCCGTCCTGTGGCAAACCCGCCCAGCGCGAAACCGACACGTTCGACACGTTCTTTGAATCCAGCTGGTATTTCGCGCGTTATTGCGACCCGCGCAATGAAAACGAAGCGTTTTCGCGTGAAAAAGCGGGCTACTGGCTGCCTGTCGATCAATATATCGGCGGGGTGGAACATGCCGTGCTGCACCTTCTTTATTCCCGTTTCTTCACCCGTGCGTTGAAGGATTGTGGGTATCTGGATGTGGCTGAACCCTTCGCGGGCCTGTTTACGCAAGGCATGGTGACCCATGCCACGTACAAGGATGCGGACGGCAAATGGATGTTGCCCGATGATGCGGTCGAAGACGGCAAAGGCGGGTTTAAACACGCCAAAACCGGCGCGCCCGTGACACAAGGCCGCATTGAAAAAATGTCGAAATCCAAGAAAAACGTGGTCGATCCGGAAGTGATTTTGGGCACCTATGGTGCCGATGCGGCCCGTTTGTTCATCCTGTCGGATTCCCCGCCTGAGCGCGATCTGGAATGGACCGATGCCGGGGTGGAAGGGTCATGGCGCTTCGTCAACCGTGTTCACCGTATGGTGGATGAATTGCTGGCCACACTGCCGGCTGCAAAAACGGCCGCGCCATCGGCGTTCAGTGATGCGGCGACGGAATTGCGCCGCGCATCCCACGGCGTTATGGCCGGGGTGGCGACGGATATTGAGGCCTTCCACCTGAACAAGGCGGTGGCGCGTATTCGTGAATTGTCCAACACGATTGGGTCGTTCAAGGCCAATGATGCCGCCGACCACTGGGCTCTGCGCGAAGCGGTGGAAACATTGATTCAATGTATGAACCCGATGATGCCGCATCTGGCCGAAGAATTGTGGGCGGCGCTGGGGCATACCACCTTGCTGGTGGACACGCCGTGGCCAAAGGCCGATCCGGTTTTGCTGCAATCCGACACCGTGACCATCGCGGTGCAGGTGAATGGCAAAATGCGGGCGACCATTACGTTGCCGAAAGACGCGGACAAGGCCCATGCCGAACAAACCGCGCTGAACGACGCCAACGTGCAAAAAGCGCTGGAGGGTAAAGATGTCCGCAAAATCATCATCGTCCCGAACCGGATCGTCAATGTGGTGGTCGGTTAA
- a CDS encoding M23 family metallopeptidase: MAFKLLIAVLTLSCCFGAPVWAQTSLPAEQEPAIEEKIPGPTMVQTPSKAQTPTPTPSGPPQLMMPAACALGTDCWVVNYIDTDTEKDSARDYTCGPRTYDGHDGTDFAIRDRVAMDIGVGVVAAANGRVVRVRDGQEDQQPTGEQIQTMLSSNLGCGNGVLIDHGNGWQSISCHMKKGSITVKPNQPVRAGERIGEIGQSGAAEFPHLHFSLFKGGTIIDPFSGEAIDGGCGGTPQPLWLMGLTLPYEPVALYAGGFTPGEPVLDGLRIDATGAATVRADAPALSFWVGIYGVREGDVIHMTITDPLGRVFASRAITQDKTRARQFYYVGRKVRGTLMPGPYTGTLTLERAGDGVTTDTISRALERMVTVTSVEP; encoded by the coding sequence ATGGCTTTTAAGCTTCTTATCGCTGTTCTCACCCTTTCGTGCTGTTTTGGCGCGCCTGTCTGGGCGCAGACATCCCTGCCCGCCGAACAGGAACCGGCCATCGAAGAAAAGATTCCGGGTCCCACAATGGTGCAAACCCCATCCAAGGCGCAAACCCCAACCCCCACACCGTCCGGCCCGCCGCAATTGATGATGCCGGCGGCCTGCGCGCTGGGGACCGATTGCTGGGTTGTCAATTACATCGACACCGACACCGAAAAGGACAGCGCCCGTGATTACACCTGCGGCCCGCGCACCTATGACGGGCATGACGGCACCGATTTCGCCATTCGTGACCGCGTCGCCATGGATATTGGTGTCGGCGTCGTCGCCGCCGCCAATGGCCGCGTCGTGCGCGTGCGCGATGGGCAAGAAGACCAGCAACCCACGGGCGAACAAATTCAAACCATGCTGTCCTCTAATCTTGGATGCGGCAATGGCGTATTGATCGATCACGGCAATGGCTGGCAGAGCATTTCCTGCCACATGAAAAAGGGCAGCATTACGGTCAAGCCGAACCAGCCCGTGCGCGCGGGTGAACGGATTGGCGAGATTGGGCAATCCGGCGCAGCGGAATTTCCGCATTTGCATTTCAGCCTGTTTAAAGGCGGCACAATCATCGACCCGTTCAGCGGTGAAGCCATCGACGGAGGATGCGGCGGCACGCCCCAGCCTTTGTGGTTGATGGGATTAACCCTGCCCTATGAACCTGTCGCCCTGTATGCGGGTGGATTTACGCCGGGGGAACCGGTTCTGGACGGTTTACGCATTGATGCGACCGGGGCCGCCACCGTGCGGGCCGATGCCCCTGCCTTGTCCTTCTGGGTCGGGATTTACGGGGTGCGTGAGGGGGATGTGATCCACATGACCATCACCGATCCGCTGGGCCGCGTTTTCGCCAGCCGCGCCATCACACAGGATAAAACCCGCGCCCGGCAATTTTACTATGTCGGCCGTAAAGTGCGCGGCACCTTGATGCCCGGGCCGTACACGGGCACGCTGACGCTGGAACGTGCCGGGGATGGTGTCACCACCGACACCATTTCACGCGCGCTGGAACGCATGGTCACCGTGACTTCAGTGGAGCCTTGA
- a CDS encoding porin: MKNILMMTVAVGALAFAAAPAMAQDGGVDLSIAGHMKGYVTWNDQDEAAGQPDARSVDILRETEIHFTGETTLDNGLTVGFHTELEDDLGDGFATEESYAYFAGNWGRVNFGAEDGAGYLLQVAAPSADSNVDGIRQYISAFNTTVAGVAAGATGALDYDMAPTAAADKITYISPNFNGFQAGVSYTPDVEDVAGTALGSRSLGVSTDDVNDALGQAYEAAVRYEGNFDAFRLAVGAGYAQVEVEQETAASDDVQTWNVGANVGFGAFNVGAVYFDGENTAGTKDADTDGFVVGVDYTTGPFVIGASYYNADDIDGVANVDAERYSGGVTYNYGPGMSFRGSVHHVQYDQVGGDVDGTSLLLGTQINF; encoded by the coding sequence ATGAAAAATATCCTGATGATGACCGTTGCTGTTGGTGCACTGGCTTTCGCTGCTGCTCCTGCAATGGCACAAGACGGCGGCGTTGATCTGAGCATCGCTGGCCACATGAAAGGCTACGTAACCTGGAACGACCAAGATGAAGCTGCTGGCCAACCGGACGCTCGCTCGGTTGACATCCTGCGTGAAACCGAAATTCACTTCACCGGCGAAACCACGCTGGACAACGGCCTGACCGTTGGTTTCCACACGGAACTGGAAGATGACCTGGGTGATGGCTTTGCTACGGAAGAAAGCTATGCTTACTTCGCTGGCAACTGGGGCCGCGTAAACTTCGGTGCTGAAGATGGCGCTGGCTACTTGCTGCAAGTTGCTGCTCCGTCCGCTGACTCGAACGTTGACGGTATCCGTCAGTACATCAGCGCGTTCAACACGACCGTTGCTGGCGTTGCTGCTGGTGCAACCGGCGCCCTGGATTATGACATGGCTCCGACCGCAGCTGCTGACAAAATCACCTACATTTCCCCGAACTTCAATGGCTTCCAAGCTGGTGTGTCTTACACGCCGGACGTAGAAGATGTTGCTGGTACGGCTCTGGGTTCCCGCTCCTTGGGCGTGTCCACGGATGACGTGAACGATGCTCTGGGCCAAGCCTATGAAGCCGCTGTTCGTTACGAAGGTAACTTCGACGCGTTCCGTCTGGCCGTTGGCGCTGGCTATGCTCAAGTTGAAGTTGAGCAAGAAACCGCCGCTTCTGACGACGTTCAAACCTGGAACGTTGGTGCAAACGTTGGCTTCGGCGCGTTTAACGTTGGTGCAGTATACTTCGACGGCGAAAACACCGCCGGCACGAAAGATGCTGACACAGACGGTTTCGTTGTTGGTGTTGACTACACGACCGGCCCGTTCGTTATCGGCGCTTCCTACTACAACGCTGACGACATCGACGGTGTTGCTAACGTAGACGCTGAGCGTTATTCCGGTGGCGTAACCTATAACTACGGCCCGGGCATGTCCTTCCGTGGTTCCGTACACCACGTACAATATGACCAAGTTGGTGGCGACGTAGACGGTACGTCCCTGCTGCTGGGTACGCAAATCAACTTCTAA
- a CDS encoding porin: MKKILLSALVAGSTFAAVPSAMAQDNAIDLGIGGFMRGYVAVHDQDDMPGNESRTFDILRDTEVHFKGKTTLDNGLTVGFHTEIRNDLGDGSAVDESYVYFSGDWGRINFGAEDGGAYLLQVAAPAADSNIDGVRQYLNPINYDTLTNGALGTGFQIDYATNSSGKSDKITYTTPKFSGLQVAASYTPDVSGTSRSLGVAEDDELDDRGSAYEIGARYEREIGDFNILLGAGYVTVDVEQKSAASDDLKSWNAAAVLGWKNFQFGAVYFDEENVDTDANENHDGFVIGADYTMGLWVLGASYLNGTYEELAANEGDTERYSLGLTYNYGPGMSFRGSVHHVEHEFGGAIGDRDATSLLLGTQINF, from the coding sequence ATGAAAAAAATTCTTCTCTCCGCTTTGGTTGCGGGTTCAACATTCGCCGCGGTACCGTCCGCGATGGCGCAGGACAATGCCATTGATCTGGGCATTGGCGGTTTTATGCGCGGCTATGTGGCTGTCCATGATCAGGATGATATGCCGGGCAACGAATCCCGCACCTTCGACATCCTGCGCGATACCGAAGTGCATTTTAAAGGCAAAACCACACTGGATAATGGCCTGACCGTCGGGTTCCACACGGAAATCCGTAACGATCTGGGTGATGGTTCTGCGGTTGATGAATCCTACGTCTATTTCTCCGGCGATTGGGGTCGCATCAATTTTGGTGCTGAAGATGGTGGCGCTTATTTGCTGCAAGTTGCGGCTCCGGCAGCGGATTCCAACATTGACGGTGTTCGCCAATATCTCAACCCGATCAACTATGACACGTTGACGAACGGTGCGTTGGGAACCGGGTTCCAGATTGATTACGCCACCAACTCCTCGGGTAAATCGGACAAGATCACCTATACCACGCCGAAATTCTCTGGTTTGCAGGTCGCAGCGTCCTACACACCGGATGTTAGCGGAACGTCCCGTTCCCTCGGCGTTGCTGAAGATGACGAGCTGGATGATCGTGGCTCTGCCTATGAAATCGGTGCGCGTTATGAACGCGAAATCGGTGATTTCAACATCCTGCTGGGTGCTGGTTATGTGACCGTCGATGTCGAACAGAAATCGGCAGCCAGTGATGATCTGAAATCCTGGAACGCGGCGGCTGTTCTGGGCTGGAAAAACTTCCAATTCGGTGCTGTCTATTTCGATGAAGAAAACGTCGACACCGACGCCAACGAAAACCATGACGGGTTCGTCATCGGTGCCGATTACACCATGGGCCTGTGGGTTCTGGGTGCATCCTACCTGAACGGCACGTATGAAGAACTGGCTGCGAATGAGGGTGATACCGAACGTTACAGCCTCGGTCTGACCTATAACTACGGCCCGGGCATGTCCTTCCGCGGTTCTGTTCACCATGTTGAACACGAATTTGGCGGCGCCATCGGCGATCGCGACGCCACCAGCTTGTTGCTGGGGACGCAAATCAACTTCTGA
- a CDS encoding type II toxin-antitoxin system death-on-curing family toxin has product MADYLTVADVMAIHADQILRYGGGEGIRDPGLLEAALFRPQTGYYADIVAEAAALWESLSQNHPFIDGNKRTAFACTYTFLVINGYRMTANGDDIYAFMIDLYQRADFSLNHLDSWLRKNTAAID; this is encoded by the coding sequence ATGGCTGATTATTTGACGGTTGCCGACGTGATGGCGATTCACGCGGATCAAATTCTGCGTTATGGCGGTGGCGAAGGTATTCGCGATCCGGGATTGCTTGAAGCGGCGCTGTTTCGTCCACAAACCGGATATTATGCCGACATCGTCGCCGAAGCGGCGGCGTTGTGGGAGAGTCTGTCTCAAAACCACCCGTTTATTGACGGCAACAAGCGAACGGCGTTCGCTTGTACATACACGTTTCTGGTGATCAATGGTTATCGGATGACGGCCAACGGTGATGACATTTATGCCTTTATGATTGACCTTTACCAACGGGCGGATTTTTCACTCAACCATCTGGATTCATGGTTACGCAAGAACACAGCGGCCATAGATTAG
- a CDS encoding YggS family pyridoxal phosphate-dependent enzyme, whose product METIRVVQTRIETAARASGRDGVSVQLVAVSKNQPDDKIDAALRAGLRVFGENRVQEAQKRWGRHHAEGRRALYPDMSLHLIGPLQTNKVRDAVALFDVIETVDRPKLAQALATEMQAQKRSLPCFIQVNTGDEAQKSGCSVADVPDLLQFCRDLGLNVTGLMCIPPVDVDPAPHFQLLRDLSGRCGLSNLSMGMSADFETAIAYGATHVRVGSALFGAR is encoded by the coding sequence ATGGAAACAATTAGAGTCGTCCAAACCCGCATTGAAACCGCCGCCCGTGCCAGTGGGCGCGATGGGGTGTCTGTGCAGTTGGTTGCGGTCAGTAAAAACCAGCCGGATGATAAGATTGATGCGGCTTTGCGCGCGGGCCTGCGCGTGTTCGGTGAAAACCGGGTACAGGAGGCGCAGAAGCGGTGGGGCCGCCACCATGCGGAGGGGCGACGCGCGCTTTATCCGGATATGTCCCTGCATCTGATCGGTCCCCTGCAAACGAACAAGGTGCGTGATGCGGTGGCGTTGTTTGATGTCATCGAAACGGTGGACCGCCCTAAACTGGCCCAAGCGCTGGCAACGGAAATGCAGGCGCAAAAACGGTCATTACCCTGTTTTATTCAGGTGAATACAGGCGATGAAGCGCAAAAATCCGGGTGTTCTGTAGCGGATGTGCCGGATTTGTTGCAATTCTGTCGTGATCTGGGCCTGAATGTCACCGGATTGATGTGTATTCCCCCCGTTGACGTCGATCCGGCACCGCATTTTCAGCTTTTGCGCGATCTGTCCGGGCGCTGTGGCCTGTCCAATCTCAGCATGGGGATGTCAGCTGATTTTGAAACCGCCATCGCCTATGGGGCCACGCATGTGCGTGTGGGATCGGCGTTGTTCGGGGCGCGGTGA
- a CDS encoding DUF3576 domain-containing protein, translating into MTSRFLVLTLSLMAVAAVSACSSVPKGEAKYPTGMDRNTKVDQNDIYSDSQSIFGDGGISLLGKKKADTTGADGVTVNSYLWRAALDTVSFMPLASADPFGGVILTDWYTPAETPGERIKLNVFILDRQLRSDGIQVKVFRQVRKGNEWRDAPASIETGRQVEDAILTRARQMRVEHLAKD; encoded by the coding sequence ATGACATCGCGTTTTCTGGTTTTAACCCTGTCCTTGATGGCCGTTGCGGCCGTATCCGCCTGCTCTTCCGTACCGAAGGGTGAGGCCAAATACCCGACGGGGATGGACCGCAACACCAAAGTGGACCAGAACGATATCTATAGCGACAGCCAAAGCATCTTTGGCGATGGCGGCATCAGCCTGCTGGGCAAGAAGAAAGCCGACACGACCGGGGCCGATGGCGTGACCGTCAACAGCTATCTGTGGCGCGCCGCGTTGGACACCGTGTCCTTTATGCCGCTGGCCAGCGCCGATCCGTTTGGCGGCGTGATCCTGACCGACTGGTACACCCCGGCGGAAACACCGGGCGAGCGTATCAAGCTGAACGTCTTTATTCTGGACCGCCAGCTGCGTTCCGACGGCATTCAGGTGAAAGTGTTCCGGCAGGTGCGCAAGGGCAATGAGTGGCGCGATGCCCCGGCCAGCATTGAAACCGGCCGCCAGGTTGAAGACGCCATCCTGACCCGCGCCCGTCAAATGCGCGTTGAGCACTTGGCAAAGGATTAA
- the lptE gene encoding LPS assembly lipoprotein LptE, which yields MRLFGLMLVSVLVALSVSACGFRPMYGTAAIPSGARVALNDVAISNIPDRSGQQLRNALIDRFYAEGRPADARYRLDIAPIQEIKTELDVTKSADTTRAQLRLRTTMVLVDGLTGQPVLERALSTITSYNVLGSQFSTRVTEQNARDNGLKDLSRQIEQAVVLYMNRTPQQKTPYEAQAVEGVRYKILP from the coding sequence GTGCGCTTGTTTGGATTGATGCTGGTTTCTGTTTTGGTCGCATTGAGCGTGTCTGCCTGCGGGTTCCGGCCCATGTATGGCACGGCGGCGATCCCGTCAGGCGCGCGCGTGGCCCTGAATGATGTGGCGATCAGCAATATCCCCGACCGTTCCGGCCAGCAATTGCGCAACGCGTTGATCGACCGGTTTTATGCCGAAGGCCGCCCGGCCGATGCACGCTATCGCCTTGATATTGCACCGATTCAGGAAATAAAAACCGAACTGGATGTGACCAAAAGCGCCGATACGACGCGGGCCCAACTTCGCCTGCGCACCACGATGGTGCTGGTCGACGGGCTCACGGGCCAGCCTGTGTTGGAGCGCGCGTTGTCAACGATCACCAGCTACAACGTTCTGGGCAGCCAGTTCTCGACCCGCGTGACCGAACAAAACGCCCGTGATAACGGCCTCAAAGATCTGTCCCGTCAGATTGAACAGGCCGTGGTCTTGTACATGAACCGCACCCCGCAGCAAAAAACGCCGTATGAAGCACAGGCGGTTGAAGGTGTGCGGTATAAGATTTTGCCTTAG